In one Sphingobacterium daejeonense genomic region, the following are encoded:
- a CDS encoding iron-sulfur cluster assembly protein: protein MNTIIIMDRLGLAPQIQEALATVYDPELKPANILDLGLIYEIITKENKQAKIVMTLTAPACPVAGEIMNEVQQKVAAIDGIDEAIVELTFDPPWTKDMMTEEAKLELGFL from the coding sequence ATGAATACAATCATTATAATGGACAGATTGGGCTTGGCACCTCAAATTCAAGAGGCTCTGGCAACCGTATATGACCCTGAATTAAAACCTGCGAATATACTTGATCTGGGACTGATTTACGAAATCATCACCAAAGAGAATAAGCAGGCTAAGATTGTTATGACCTTAACTGCCCCAGCATGTCCAGTTGCTGGCGAGATCATGAATGAAGTACAGCAAAAAGTTGCTGCAATTGATGGTATCGATGAGGCAATCGTTGAACTTACCTTCGACCCGCCCTGGACCAAGGATATGATGACGGAAGAAGCTAAATTGGAATTAGGGTTTTTATAA
- the ispF gene encoding 2-C-methyl-D-erythritol 2,4-cyclodiphosphate synthase, with protein MKIKVGFGFDVHQMKEGHPFVVGGVTLDHHAGAFGHSDADVLAHAICDAILGAANLEDIGYHFPNTDERWKGANSLDLLRHCIVLIKEKGFELGNIDGMLCLEAPKIKPYIPQMKANIAEAAGISVEDVSIKATTNEQMGFIGREEGVVAYAVCLLEKINY; from the coding sequence GAAGGTCATCCATTCGTTGTTGGCGGAGTGACCTTGGATCACCATGCTGGTGCTTTTGGACATTCAGATGCAGATGTTTTGGCGCATGCAATCTGTGATGCCATATTGGGTGCTGCCAATCTTGAGGACATTGGTTATCATTTTCCGAATACAGATGAGCGTTGGAAAGGTGCAAATAGCTTAGATCTATTGAGACACTGCATCGTTTTAATCAAAGAAAAAGGCTTTGAATTAGGGAATATTGATGGAATGCTTTGCTTGGAAGCTCCCAAAATCAAACCCTATATCCCGCAGATGAAAGCTAATATTGCTGAAGCAGCAGGTATTTCTGTAGAGGATGTATCCATTAAAGCTACTACAAATGAACAAATGGGATTTATTGGCCGAGAAGAAGGTGTCGTTGCTTATGCGGTTTGTTTATTGGAAAAAATAAATTATTGA
- a CDS encoding penicillin-binding transpeptidase domain-containing protein, producing the protein MQWFRWNHKTGYIRAWVGGIDFEHFKYDQVKLGTRQVGSTAKPFVYAYAIDNGYGPCVSIPNYMRTYGDWTPKGTTQGGNPITLKNAIKYSQTLHQPI; encoded by the coding sequence ATGCAATGGTTTCGATGGAACCACAAAACGGGTTATATCAGAGCATGGGTAGGAGGGATTGACTTTGAACACTTCAAGTATGACCAAGTGAAATTAGGTACACGCCAGGTAGGTTCAACAGCAAAACCATTTGTATATGCTTATGCAATCGACAATGGCTATGGTCCTTGTGTTTCTATTCCAAATTACATGCGTACTTATGGAGACTGGACACCAAAAGGAACAACTCAAGGTGGTAATCCAATCACGCTTAAGAATGCCATTAAATATTCACAAACTTTGCATCAGCCTATTTGA
- a CDS encoding glycosyltransferase family 4 protein: MRILIIHNQYQHIGGEDFVMGQEMEALRKNHEIDLYTVRNQKGSQGYLQYLLYPMNWLEVKKIKQRIQEFKPDLIHIHNMHYALGPLFILHIKKIKIPMVMTLHNFRLICPSATLFHDGNIFLNSIKEDFPWDAVKRKVLENSYLKTFWTAFTYWIHRKRGTFKHIDRFITLSEFSKSIFAKSKFNVSMDKFVVKPNFVKVEAVNKEYPSDYFVYVGRLSEEKGILPLLHAWKATDHKLKIFGTGPLQKEVELIVSNSPNIQYFGFQDKQTLSNNIASATAVIVPSVCYESMPLSVLEAFALGTPVIASSIGILTEMVVPLYTGLLFDPHNHIDLVQKLAEWKSLPAAKIEEIKENCRKEYLEKYSQPIVMDELERIYSDVLAKSKN; the protein is encoded by the coding sequence ATGCGTATACTCATCATTCACAATCAATACCAACACATCGGAGGCGAAGATTTTGTAATGGGACAGGAAATGGAGGCTTTGAGGAAGAATCATGAGATTGATCTCTATACCGTCAGAAATCAAAAAGGATCCCAGGGATATCTGCAATATTTACTCTACCCAATGAATTGGCTAGAAGTAAAGAAGATAAAACAAAGAATACAAGAGTTTAAACCTGACCTTATCCATATCCACAATATGCACTATGCTCTTGGGCCTTTGTTTATCCTTCATATCAAGAAAATTAAGATTCCAATGGTAATGACCCTGCATAATTTTCGGTTGATATGCCCTTCTGCTACACTGTTCCATGATGGCAATATTTTCTTGAATTCTATCAAAGAAGACTTCCCATGGGATGCTGTAAAGAGAAAAGTTCTCGAAAACTCGTATCTCAAAACCTTTTGGACAGCCTTCACTTATTGGATCCATAGAAAACGTGGAACATTCAAACATATAGATCGATTTATTACGCTCTCAGAATTTTCAAAATCCATTTTTGCTAAATCCAAATTCAATGTTTCGATGGATAAGTTTGTGGTGAAGCCAAATTTTGTAAAGGTTGAGGCTGTCAACAAGGAATATCCAAGCGATTATTTTGTCTATGTTGGACGCTTGTCTGAGGAAAAAGGAATTCTTCCTCTACTACATGCTTGGAAAGCTACCGATCATAAATTAAAAATATTCGGCACAGGTCCTTTGCAAAAGGAAGTTGAATTGATTGTTAGCAATAGTCCTAACATACAATATTTTGGATTTCAGGACAAGCAGACTTTAAGTAATAATATTGCGTCTGCCACTGCAGTCATTGTTCCTTCTGTATGTTATGAATCGATGCCTTTATCTGTTTTGGAGGCCTTTGCCTTAGGGACCCCAGTCATTGCCAGTAGTATTGGCATATTAACTGAAATGGTTGTACCTTTGTATACAGGCTTACTTTTTGACCCTCACAATCACATTGATTTGGTTCAGAAATTGGCAGAGTGGAAATCCTTACCGGCAGCAAAAATCGAAGAGATCAAGGAAAATTGCCGTAAGGAATATTTAGAGAAATATAGCCAACCCATTGTAATGGACGAATTAGAAAGAATCTATTCTGATGTTTTGGCTAAATCAAAAAATTAA
- a CDS encoding transglycosylase domain-containing protein: MKRESKSSKLTEEDVKRYTGLFWKILLGLVVFAGLFLLSVRIGIFGKLPTFKDLENPKSNLASEILTDDNRVLGTYFVHNRSNVKYNELAPSLVHALISTEDKRFYEHSGIDYSRTMSTIILTLAGNKQGGSTITQQLALNLFAEKRERNPIKRIMQKFQEWITAVRLERNYTKEEIVMMYFNTVDFGAYNTFGIKSAARTFFNTTPDKLTPAQSALLVGMLKGPGIYSPVRYPENALRRRNLVLQNMRDQNFITNEEFDKAKEDPIGLKLTISNYGEGLAPYFRAVLKEEIKKEFQRLAITKPDGTPYDLDRDGLKIYTPINYKMQQYAEEAQKEWMRRLQNEFDKQWRRRNAFTGDNAKLLVRGMKRSDRYRVLKAEGLSEDQIKKEFDKKVPMNLFTWKGSVDTVMTPMDSIKYTKLFLRNAMVSMEPQNGLYQSMGRRD, encoded by the coding sequence ATGAAGAGAGAATCAAAAAGTAGTAAACTTACAGAAGAAGACGTAAAGCGATATACGGGGCTCTTTTGGAAGATATTGTTGGGTTTGGTTGTATTTGCAGGTCTGTTCCTCCTGAGCGTTAGAATTGGAATATTTGGTAAGTTGCCTACGTTCAAAGATCTTGAAAATCCAAAAAGTAATTTAGCATCAGAAATTCTGACAGATGACAATAGAGTGTTAGGGACTTATTTCGTTCATAACAGGTCTAATGTAAAATATAATGAATTGGCACCTTCGCTAGTTCATGCCTTGATATCTACCGAAGACAAGCGTTTTTACGAGCACTCAGGAATTGACTATTCCCGTACCATGTCTACCATTATTTTGACTTTGGCAGGAAACAAACAAGGGGGAAGTACCATCACGCAACAGTTGGCACTGAACTTATTTGCTGAAAAACGTGAAAGAAATCCTATCAAACGTATTATGCAGAAATTCCAAGAATGGATTACAGCAGTTCGCTTGGAAAGAAACTATACCAAAGAAGAAATTGTAATGATGTATTTCAATACAGTCGACTTTGGTGCATACAATACTTTTGGTATTAAATCTGCCGCAAGAACTTTCTTCAATACAACTCCAGATAAATTAACGCCAGCACAATCTGCCTTATTGGTGGGTATGCTAAAAGGACCAGGGATTTACTCTCCTGTGCGCTATCCTGAAAATGCGCTTCGCAGAAGGAATCTAGTTCTGCAAAATATGCGTGATCAGAATTTTATCACCAATGAAGAGTTTGATAAAGCTAAAGAAGATCCAATTGGCCTTAAATTAACCATCTCTAATTATGGTGAAGGATTAGCACCATACTTCAGAGCGGTATTAAAAGAAGAAATCAAAAAAGAGTTCCAACGTTTGGCGATTACAAAACCAGATGGAACACCTTATGATTTGGATCGTGATGGATTAAAAATATATACTCCGATCAATTACAAAATGCAACAATATGCTGAAGAAGCTCAGAAAGAGTGGATGAGACGCTTGCAGAATGAGTTTGACAAACAATGGAGACGCAGAAATGCATTTACAGGTGACAATGCTAAATTGTTGGTCAGAGGGATGAAGCGTTCCGATCGTTACAGGGTATTAAAAGCAGAAGGTTTATCTGAAGATCAAATCAAGAAGGAATTCGACAAAAAAGTTCCTATGAACCTATTCACTTGGAAAGGTAGTGTGGACACGGTGATGACTCCAATGGACTCTATTAAATATACCAAGCTGTTTTTGCGTAATGCAATGGTTTCGATGGAACCACAAAACGGGTTATATCAGAGCATGGGTAGGAGGGATTGA
- a CDS encoding penicillin-binding transpeptidase domain-containing protein, which translates to MISEVGAANVADLTKRMGVTSNIPNNLSIALGSYDASLFDMVGAYSAFVNQGTWVEPTMILRIEDKNGSPIYEKAPKVLKALNSETAYAMVDMLKGVVDGGTGSRFEMGS; encoded by the coding sequence TTGATCAGCGAAGTAGGTGCTGCGAATGTGGCAGACTTAACGAAGAGAATGGGAGTAACCTCAAATATACCAAACAACTTATCAATTGCACTAGGTTCTTACGATGCCTCATTGTTTGACATGGTGGGTGCTTATTCTGCATTCGTAAATCAAGGTACATGGGTTGAACCAACTATGATCTTACGTATTGAAGATAAAAATGGATCTCCAATCTATGAAAAAGCTCCGAAAGTGTTGAAAGCATTGAACAGTGAAACCGCTTATGCGATGGTGGATATGTTAAAAGGTGTTGTAGATGGTGGTACAGGATCACGTTTTGAGATGGGATCCTAA
- a CDS encoding TCR/Tet family MFS transporter produces MPKIKSQAGLLFIFITVVLDSIGLGIIIPVMPALIRELIHGDLSQASAYGGWLTFCYAFMQFFFAAILGNLSDHYGRRPVLLCSLFGFTINYLLIGFAPSIFWLFVGRLVAGVTGASHTVAAAYIADVSTKENKAQNFGLLGAAFGLGFIIGPVIGGILGHYGPRVPFFAAAGLTFLNFLYGYFVVPESLPKEHRRNFRWINANPIGSFRHIKKYPIIMPLVVCIFLINIAAHAVQSTWSYFTMEKFQWNERMVGYSLGVIGILLTIVQAGLIRVIIPKLGLAKSIVTGLFLNCISLFAFGIVDTTLLLFATSIFYVFAGIAGPAMQSSISNHTPANEQGQIQGGLTSIISLTAIIGPLVMTSLFSFFTKKNGPMYLPGAPFYLGSLLALIAVIIAINYFRQNNQ; encoded by the coding sequence ATGCCGAAAATAAAATCGCAAGCTGGATTACTTTTTATTTTTATCACTGTAGTATTGGACTCGATTGGGCTAGGGATTATAATTCCGGTTATGCCTGCGTTGATCCGGGAATTGATCCATGGTGACCTGAGTCAAGCTTCGGCATATGGAGGTTGGCTAACCTTCTGTTATGCATTTATGCAATTTTTCTTTGCTGCTATTCTCGGCAACTTAAGTGACCATTACGGTAGAAGGCCAGTTTTGCTATGCTCTTTATTTGGGTTTACTATCAATTATCTGCTCATTGGTTTTGCTCCTTCCATTTTTTGGCTTTTTGTAGGTCGGCTAGTTGCAGGAGTTACTGGCGCCAGTCATACGGTCGCGGCAGCCTATATAGCTGATGTTTCGACCAAGGAAAATAAAGCTCAAAACTTTGGTCTGCTCGGTGCAGCTTTCGGTTTAGGTTTTATTATAGGTCCGGTAATCGGTGGAATTTTAGGACATTACGGACCAAGAGTCCCTTTCTTCGCTGCAGCAGGACTAACATTTCTCAACTTTCTATATGGCTATTTTGTTGTTCCTGAGTCGTTGCCAAAAGAACATAGGCGTAATTTCCGTTGGATAAACGCAAATCCCATCGGCAGTTTCAGACATATCAAAAAATATCCTATCATCATGCCTTTAGTGGTCTGTATTTTCTTAATCAACATTGCTGCTCATGCCGTTCAAAGTACATGGTCATATTTTACTATGGAAAAATTCCAATGGAATGAAAGAATGGTCGGATATTCCTTAGGAGTGATTGGGATTTTATTGACCATTGTTCAAGCTGGATTGATCCGAGTTATCATTCCCAAGCTGGGATTGGCGAAAAGTATTGTCACGGGTCTATTCCTCAACTGTATTTCCTTATTTGCTTTTGGTATTGTTGACACTACCCTCCTACTGTTTGCAACCAGTATTTTCTATGTTTTTGCTGGAATTGCGGGGCCTGCAATGCAGAGTTCCATTTCCAACCATACCCCTGCGAATGAACAGGGTCAGATTCAAGGTGGACTCACCAGTATTATAAGCTTAACAGCTATAATTGGCCCTTTGGTCATGACCTCCCTTTTTTCATTCTTCACCAAAAAAAATGGCCCGATGTATCTACCGGGCGCACCATTTTATCTCGGAAGTCTTTTAGCATTGATCGCTGTGATTATTGCTATCAATTACTTTAGACAGAACAATCAATAA
- a CDS encoding polyprenyl synthetase family protein, with amino-acid sequence MFEQHPFGKLIAEYIQNTEYPKQPADLYDPIKYILSLSGKRIRPLLVLMGAKLFGKENLQEVVPASIAIEYFHNFSLIHDDIMDRAPLRRGKATVHQKWNDNVAILSGDALLVKAYLELGKSPSAHIPDLLNVFNKVALEVCEGQQYDMDFEKKSNVSEDDYLNMIRLKTSVLLGGALQMGAILANAEQEQQQLIYDFGVNLGIAFQLQDDYLDVYGNPETFGKQVGGDILCNKKTILRIKTEQLLDEESKEEFQKLIDLDTIEDAEKVSRMKNLYAKFEVDKYAEDIKSRYMELAYNKLESIAVSEAQKAELRMLADTLMHRTR; translated from the coding sequence ATGTTCGAACAGCATCCATTTGGCAAGTTGATCGCGGAATATATTCAAAACACTGAATATCCAAAGCAACCTGCCGACCTCTATGATCCAATCAAGTATATTCTATCCTTATCGGGCAAGCGTATTAGGCCATTACTTGTGTTGATGGGCGCCAAATTATTTGGAAAGGAAAACCTACAGGAAGTGGTTCCAGCAAGTATTGCTATCGAGTATTTCCATAATTTCTCATTGATCCATGATGATATTATGGATAGGGCACCGCTAAGAAGGGGCAAAGCAACTGTTCATCAAAAATGGAATGACAATGTGGCTATTCTTTCTGGAGATGCTTTATTGGTAAAAGCTTATCTAGAACTAGGAAAAAGTCCTTCAGCACATATTCCGGACTTATTGAATGTCTTCAACAAAGTAGCTTTGGAGGTTTGCGAAGGTCAGCAATATGACATGGATTTCGAAAAGAAATCAAATGTGTCAGAAGATGATTACTTGAATATGATCAGATTGAAGACTTCTGTACTATTGGGTGGAGCGCTTCAAATGGGAGCTATACTTGCCAACGCTGAACAGGAACAACAACAATTGATTTATGATTTTGGCGTAAATTTAGGAATCGCCTTCCAGTTGCAGGATGATTATTTGGATGTATACGGAAATCCTGAAACTTTTGGAAAACAAGTAGGCGGTGATATCCTGTGCAATAAAAAAACAATCTTAAGAATTAAGACAGAACAATTATTGGACGAAGAATCTAAAGAAGAATTTCAGAAACTTATCGATTTGGATACAATTGAGGATGCTGAAAAGGTAAGTCGTATGAAAAACTTGTATGCCAAATTCGAGGTTGACAAGTATGCCGAGGACATTAAGTCTAGATATATGGAGCTGGCATACAATAAATTGGAATCAATTGCCGTTTCAGAAGCGCAGAAAGCAGAATTAAGGATGTTAGCCGATACGTTAATGCATCGTACGCGTTAA